The following proteins are co-located in the Candidatus Accumulibacter cognatus genome:
- the ilvA gene encoding threonine ammonia-lyase, biosynthetic, with protein sequence MPTDYLERILNAQVYDVAIETPLDLAPSLSARLGNRILLKREDLQPVFSFKLRGAYNKIAHLSAERLKRGVICASAGNHAQGVALAAAKLGCRAVIVMPTTTPQIKVQAVQARGAEVVLAGEGYDDAYTHALELEKSERLSFVHPFDDPEVIAGQGTIGMEILRQHAKPIHAVFCCIGGGGLISGVAAYIKRVRPETRIIGVEAVDADAMTRSLKAGKRVRLDHVGLFADGAAVKYVGEETFRLCQMYVDDMVLVDTDAICAAIKDVFEDTRAVLEPAGALAVAGAKAYAKAHKLKDRTLIATASGANMNFDRLRFVAERAEIGEQREAVFAVTLPEKPGAYKRFVALIGSRNITEFNYRYNDQRDAHVFVGIQVASRAESVRLLEHLRKHDYPTLDLTDDEMAKGHIRHLVGGHSPQIQHEILYRFEFPERPGALMNFLNRMSAGWNISLFHYRNHGADYGRVLVGMQVPPCEMGDFEDFLAKLGYAYWNESHNPAYKLFLA encoded by the coding sequence ATGCCTACCGATTACCTCGAAAGAATTCTCAACGCGCAGGTCTACGACGTTGCGATTGAAACCCCACTTGACCTCGCACCCAGCCTGTCGGCCCGTCTGGGCAATCGGATTCTGTTGAAGCGCGAAGACCTACAGCCGGTTTTTTCCTTCAAGTTGCGCGGCGCTTACAACAAGATCGCCCATCTCTCGGCAGAGCGGCTCAAGCGCGGCGTGATCTGCGCCTCTGCCGGCAACCATGCCCAGGGGGTGGCGCTGGCGGCGGCCAAACTCGGCTGTCGGGCGGTGATCGTGATGCCGACGACGACGCCGCAGATCAAGGTACAGGCGGTGCAGGCGAGAGGTGCGGAAGTGGTGCTTGCTGGTGAGGGCTATGATGACGCCTACACCCACGCTCTGGAACTCGAGAAAAGCGAGAGGCTAAGCTTCGTACACCCTTTCGACGACCCCGAAGTGATCGCCGGGCAGGGCACGATCGGCATGGAGATCCTGCGCCAACATGCCAAACCGATCCATGCCGTATTTTGCTGCATCGGTGGTGGAGGTCTGATTTCTGGCGTCGCGGCCTACATCAAGCGGGTCAGGCCGGAAACCCGGATCATCGGGGTCGAAGCCGTCGACGCCGATGCCATGACACGCTCGCTGAAAGCCGGCAAGCGCGTCCGGCTGGATCACGTCGGCCTGTTCGCCGATGGCGCGGCGGTCAAGTATGTCGGCGAGGAAACTTTCCGCCTCTGTCAGATGTACGTCGACGACATGGTGCTGGTGGATACCGACGCGATTTGCGCGGCGATCAAGGACGTTTTCGAAGATACCCGTGCCGTCCTCGAGCCGGCCGGCGCACTGGCAGTTGCCGGTGCCAAGGCCTATGCCAAGGCGCACAAACTGAAGGACAGAACGCTGATCGCGACGGCATCCGGCGCCAACATGAACTTCGACCGTCTTCGTTTTGTCGCCGAGCGTGCCGAGATCGGTGAGCAGCGCGAAGCCGTCTTTGCCGTGACCCTACCGGAGAAGCCTGGCGCCTACAAGCGCTTCGTTGCATTGATCGGTTCTCGCAACATCACCGAGTTCAATTACCGTTATAACGACCAGCGTGATGCACATGTCTTTGTCGGTATACAGGTCGCATCGCGCGCCGAATCGGTGCGGCTGCTCGAACATCTGCGGAAGCACGACTATCCGACGCTCGACCTGACCGATGACGAAATGGCCAAGGGTCACATCCGTCATCTGGTCGGCGGGCACTCGCCACAAATCCAGCACGAGATCCTCTACCGTTTCGAGTTTCCCGAGCGTCCTGGCGCGCTGATGAACTTTCTCAACCGCATGAGCGCCGGCTGGAACATCAGCCTTTTTCATTATCGCAACCATGGCGCCGACTACGGTCGCGTGCTGGTCGGCATGCAGGTGCCGCCGTGCGAGATGGGTGACTTCGAGGATTTTCTGGCGAAACTCGGCTACGCATACTGGAACGAAAGCCATAATCCGGCATACAAACTGTTTCTCGCCTAG
- a CDS encoding DUF3683 domain-containing protein, with protein MNARLREIPYNYTSFSDREIVIRLLGPENWALLDELRTERVTGRSARMLYEVLGDIWVVQRNPYLEDDLLASRERRSALIEALRHRLREIGKRRQGNAKVLQLILAAEEAVNRFAQHFDDTARLRTRVRRVLSRHTRRDNIAFDGLARVSHVTDATDWRIEYPFVVLYPDSEEEMAPLVRGCIELGLTIIPRGGGTGYTGGAIPLTALSVVINTEKLIDISAVEERLLPGSERPVATIRTGAGVVTARVSEAAAAAGSVFAVDPTSAEASCIGGNIAMNAGGKKAVLWGTALDNLAWWRMVDPSGHVLEVTRMHHNFGKIHEQELARFEIKRFRKDGRTLYGTPEILEIPGARFRKAGLGKDVTDKFLAGLPGVQKEGTDGLIVAARWILHRMPAHTRTICLEFFGQVREAVPAIVDITDYFKPGGPGRSAGVLLAGLEHLDERYLRAVGYATKAKRKGETAGRPKMVLIGDIVGDDETAVMTAASDMVRLCNLRGAEGFIAVDAETRKKFWLDRSRTAAISRHTNAFKLNEDVVIPLPRMGEYCDGVERINIELSIKNKLSLCAALAEFLRGDLPLHRGDADLDRELLIGDRRTVALDAVASVQTRWQWLLENLDQPLPQAEAQFAALGIHVDALRNRTAMPTLFHRLQDYSLRVSWKRELKPQLEAIFDGLVYRPVRERIVAIHQGVLRSRLFVALHMHAGDGNVHTNIPVNSDHYEMLQAAYAVVARIMALARALDGVVSGEHGIGITKLEFLSEDEIRPYRNYKARIDPDGRFNQGKLLAGADLAKAYTPSFSLLGTESLIMEQSEIGNISTMVKDCLRCGKCKPVCSTHVPRANLLYSPRNKILATSLLIEAFLYEEQTRRGVSLRHFDEFNDVADHCTICHKCLTPCPVDIDFGNVSIRMRNLLREQGKKKFVPAKAAAMAFLTIKDPATIKLVRKLMIDWGYRAQRLAYQLARSLHLLQSQTRRPPATLGSPTLRSQIIHFINKPMPGGLPRRTARALLDIEDDKVVPIIRDPIKVSAPDYDGDAVFYFPGCGSERLFSQVALATQAILYDIGAQTVLPPGYLCCGYPQTAAGEADQGQRITTDNRVLFHRVANTLNYLDIRTVIVSCGTCMDQLEKYHFEQIFPGCRLLDIHEYLLEKGVRVDGISGTRYMYHDPCHAPMRTIPGIKVVNSLMGQPVDLSERCCGESGTLAVTRPDVSTQVRFRKQEEIEKGARRLRSDQFTGEVKVLTSCPSCLQGLSRYHDDTGTHADYIVVEMVKRLLGEDWMALYVHKANNGGIERVLL; from the coding sequence ATGAACGCACGTCTGCGCGAAATCCCCTACAACTACACCTCGTTCTCCGACCGCGAGATCGTCATTCGCCTGCTCGGGCCGGAAAACTGGGCACTGCTTGACGAATTGCGTACCGAACGTGTTACTGGCCGCTCGGCACGGATGCTCTATGAGGTACTCGGCGACATCTGGGTGGTGCAGCGCAACCCCTACCTGGAAGACGATTTACTCGCCAGCCGCGAGCGTCGCAGCGCCTTGATCGAAGCGCTACGCCACCGCCTGCGCGAAATCGGCAAGCGACGGCAGGGCAATGCCAAGGTGCTGCAGTTGATCCTTGCGGCCGAGGAGGCGGTCAATCGTTTTGCACAGCATTTCGATGATACCGCCCGACTGCGGACACGGGTCCGGAGAGTGCTGAGCCGGCATACGCGCCGCGACAACATCGCCTTCGACGGTCTGGCTCGCGTCTCGCACGTGACCGACGCGACCGACTGGCGGATTGAGTACCCATTCGTCGTCCTCTACCCGGATAGCGAGGAGGAGATGGCTCCGCTGGTACGTGGTTGCATCGAACTCGGGTTGACGATCATCCCACGCGGTGGCGGCACCGGTTATACCGGTGGCGCCATCCCGTTGACAGCGCTGTCGGTGGTGATCAACACCGAGAAACTGATTGACATCAGCGCCGTCGAAGAGCGGCTGCTGCCAGGCAGTGAGCGCCCTGTGGCAACCATCCGTACCGGCGCCGGCGTCGTCACCGCCCGCGTTTCTGAGGCCGCAGCAGCAGCCGGGAGCGTTTTTGCCGTCGACCCGACATCGGCCGAAGCTTCGTGCATCGGTGGCAACATCGCGATGAATGCCGGCGGTAAAAAAGCCGTGCTCTGGGGAACTGCCCTCGACAACCTGGCGTGGTGGAGAATGGTCGACCCGAGCGGGCACGTACTGGAAGTGACGCGCATGCATCACAACTTCGGCAAGATTCACGAACAGGAACTGGCGCGCTTCGAGATCAAACGCTTTCGCAAGGACGGCAGGACACTCTACGGAACACCGGAAATCCTGGAAATCCCGGGCGCCCGTTTTCGCAAAGCCGGCCTCGGCAAGGATGTAACCGACAAGTTTCTGGCCGGCCTGCCGGGCGTCCAGAAAGAAGGGACCGATGGCCTGATTGTCGCCGCCCGCTGGATCCTGCATCGGATGCCTGCGCACACGCGTACCATCTGCCTGGAATTCTTCGGGCAGGTGCGCGAGGCAGTACCGGCGATTGTCGATATCACCGATTACTTCAAGCCAGGCGGCCCCGGCAGGTCGGCTGGGGTGCTGCTTGCCGGCCTCGAACACCTCGACGAGCGCTACCTGCGGGCCGTCGGCTACGCCACCAAGGCCAAGCGCAAGGGAGAAACCGCAGGCCGTCCGAAAATGGTTTTGATCGGCGACATCGTCGGTGACGACGAGACGGCGGTGATGACGGCCGCATCGGACATGGTGCGTCTGTGCAATCTGCGTGGTGCCGAGGGTTTCATCGCCGTCGATGCCGAGACGCGCAAGAAATTCTGGCTCGATCGCTCGCGCACCGCAGCCATTTCGCGCCATACCAACGCCTTCAAGTTGAACGAAGACGTGGTGATTCCACTGCCGCGCATGGGCGAGTACTGCGATGGAGTCGAGCGCATCAATATCGAGTTGTCGATAAAGAACAAGCTGTCGCTATGTGCAGCGCTGGCGGAATTCCTGCGTGGCGACCTGCCCCTGCATCGTGGCGACGCCGACCTCGACAGGGAATTGCTGATCGGCGATCGGCGAACCGTAGCGCTGGACGCTGTCGCCAGCGTGCAGACACGCTGGCAATGGCTGCTCGAAAATCTCGATCAACCCCTGCCGCAAGCCGAGGCGCAGTTTGCCGCCCTGGGCATCCACGTCGATGCGCTGAGAAACCGTACCGCCATGCCGACGCTCTTCCATCGCCTGCAGGATTACTCGCTGCGCGTCTCGTGGAAAAGAGAACTCAAGCCGCAGCTCGAAGCGATTTTCGATGGCCTTGTCTATCGACCGGTACGCGAACGCATCGTCGCCATCCACCAGGGGGTTCTGCGCAGCCGCCTGTTTGTCGCGTTGCACATGCACGCCGGTGACGGCAACGTGCATACCAACATCCCGGTCAACTCCGACCATTACGAAATGCTACAGGCGGCTTATGCGGTGGTCGCGCGCATCATGGCGCTAGCACGGGCACTCGACGGTGTCGTCTCGGGCGAACATGGAATCGGCATCACCAAACTCGAGTTCCTGAGTGAGGACGAGATCCGGCCGTACCGCAATTACAAAGCGAGGATCGACCCGGACGGCCGTTTCAACCAGGGCAAGTTGCTCGCCGGTGCCGATCTGGCGAAGGCCTACACACCCTCGTTCTCGCTGCTCGGCACCGAGTCGCTGATCATGGAGCAATCGGAGATCGGCAACATCTCGACGATGGTCAAGGACTGCCTGCGCTGTGGCAAGTGCAAACCGGTCTGTTCAACGCATGTGCCGCGTGCCAATCTGCTCTATTCGCCACGCAACAAGATCCTGGCCACTTCGCTGCTGATCGAGGCCTTCCTCTACGAGGAGCAGACTCGCCGCGGTGTCTCGCTCAGGCATTTCGACGAGTTCAACGACGTCGCCGATCACTGCACGATCTGCCACAAGTGCCTCACCCCCTGCCCGGTCGACATCGATTTCGGCAATGTTTCGATCAGGATGCGCAATCTGCTGCGTGAACAGGGCAAGAAGAAGTTCGTTCCGGCAAAAGCCGCAGCGATGGCTTTCCTGACGATCAAGGACCCGGCGACGATCAAGCTGGTCCGCAAGCTGATGATCGACTGGGGCTACCGAGCGCAGCGCCTGGCCTACCAACTGGCGAGGTCCTTGCACCTGCTTCAGAGCCAGACCCGGCGACCGCCCGCGACGCTGGGTTCGCCAACGCTCAGATCGCAGATCATCCACTTCATCAACAAACCCATGCCGGGCGGACTTCCCAGACGGACTGCCCGCGCTCTGCTCGATATCGAAGACGACAAGGTCGTGCCGATCATTCGCGACCCCATCAAGGTCAGCGCACCCGATTACGATGGCGACGCGGTATTCTACTTTCCGGGTTGCGGCTCGGAGCGTCTGTTCTCGCAGGTCGCCCTGGCCACCCAGGCGATCCTTTACGATATCGGCGCGCAAACGGTTCTGCCACCAGGCTACCTGTGCTGCGGCTATCCCCAGACGGCCGCCGGCGAGGCCGACCAGGGGCAGCGGATCACCACCGATAACCGGGTGCTTTTCCACCGTGTCGCCAACACGCTCAACTATCTCGACATCCGGACGGTCATCGTCTCCTGTGGCACCTGCATGGACCAGCTCGAAAAATACCACTTCGAGCAGATCTTTCCCGGCTGCCGCCTGCTGGACATCCACGAATATTTACTGGAGAAGGGAGTCCGGGTCGATGGGATCAGCGGTACCCGCTATATGTACCACGACCCCTGCCACGCACCGATGCGAACAATACCGGGCATCAAGGTGGTCAACAGTCTGATGGGACAGCCGGTCGATCTCTCCGAGCGCTGCTGCGGCGAATCGGGAACGCTGGCGGTGACGCGCCCCGACGTGTCTACGCAGGTGCGCTTCCGCAAGCAGGAGGAGATCGAAAAAGGCGCTCGCCGACTACGTTCGGATCAGTTCACGGGCGAGGTCAAGGTACTGACTTCCTGCCCATCGTGCCTGCAGGGCCTGTCCCGCTACCACGACGACACCGGCACTCATGCTGACTACATTGTTGTCGAGATGGTCAAGCGGCTGCTCGGCGAGGACTGGATGGCGCTATACGTCCACAAGGCCAACAACGGCGGTATCGAGCGCGTTCTTCTGTAG
- a CDS encoding HIT family protein, whose amino-acid sequence MVGDPDYPGFCRIILHRHMREMTDLPPKERMQFMSVLFAVESAVRTLYQPDKINLASLGNMTPHVHWHLIPRWRDDRHFPNSVWTKPQRQNSPCRPFVDGQQLGNQIIAAMRTR is encoded by the coding sequence ATGGTTGGTGACCCGGATTACCCCGGCTTCTGCCGCATCATTCTGCACCGGCACATGCGTGAGATGACTGACTTGCCTCCAAAGGAAAGGATGCAGTTCATGAGCGTCCTATTTGCCGTGGAAAGTGCTGTCCGGACCTTATACCAGCCGGACAAGATCAATCTCGCGAGCCTTGGCAATATGACGCCGCATGTTCATTGGCACCTGATCCCTCGCTGGCGGGACGACAGGCATTTTCCCAACTCTGTCTGGACGAAACCGCAGCGGCAGAATAGCCCATGTCGCCCCTTCGTTGACGGGCAGCAACTGGGTAACCAGATCATCGCCGCCATGCGTACCAGATAG